Proteins from a genomic interval of Euwallacea fornicatus isolate EFF26 chromosome 37, ASM4011564v1, whole genome shotgun sequence:
- the LOC136349263 gene encoding tether containing UBX domain for GLUT4, which yields MSGTSVVVLAPNGRRQTVKCTPNTTILQIIEEVCRKQGVNPIEYDVKHHSKVLDTTHSFRFSGLPNNACLELVAAKKNREEGDVALAVNLENGTRITDTFSPNTTLLCILKKVCPENAVPDKNPVVIYTRREIYGQELEACTLRSLGLIGGRAMIRVLNRNPELLKQQANVSTLLPSKPTEEKPFVRKFQSIEPEQSPQADNQPGKTSAEPDSLKHDYGVGHSMIDSNIQPQNNMKNPGGNLLKLAREKRKSSENFPENSEKGKKKLVQTDPVDKWSIEEEFVFCGERNGMVFSLESAHSVPSEDLPDEFFELTIDDAKKILRDIKRMRHDLENRMLKTSHLRELEESKKQLRSLNKYKRTIIRVQFPDRTVIQGTFKPMETVRDVLEFIRGYLENQNLDFYLYSTPPKSILCQDNKLIEIGCVPGALLYFGAATMQRDGFLKKELQDKFTSNSIASLAAARIRYDNTRKIEETDEEVYMDTSSTVDNSVNYASTSSDTTERKVISNSANYPKWFKPL from the exons ATGTCAGGCACGAGCGTAGTAGTATTGGCCCCAAATGGGCGCAGACAAACTGTCAAGTGCACCCCCAACACCACAATACTACAG ATAATCGAGGAGGTTTGCAGGAAGCAAGGTGTCAACCCGATTGAATATGATGTCAAACACCACTCTAAAGTCCTTGATACTACTCATTCATTCAGGTTTTCAGGGCTGCCAAATAATGCCTGTTTGGAACTTGTTGCTGCAAAGAAAAATCGAGAAGAAGGGGACGTAGCCTTGGCAGTGAATCTCGAAAATGGCACAAGGATTACTG ACACCTTCAGTCCAAACACCACCCTCTTATGTATCCTTAAGAAGGTTTGTCCAGAAAACGCTGTTCCCGACAAAAACCCTGTAGTCATATATACGAGAAGGGAAATTTATGGCCAGGAACTAGAGGCTTGCACTCTAAGAAGTTTAGGTCTTATTG GGGGCAGGGCAATGATAAGGGTTTTAAATAGAAACCCTGAGCTGCTGAAGCAACAAGCTAATGTTAGTACCCTCTTGCCTTCCAAGCCCACTGAAGAGAAACCTTTTGTCCGAAAGTTCCAATCAATAGAACCAGAACAAAGCCCTCAGGCTGATAATCAACCTGGCAAAACAAGTGCCGAGCCTGACTCTTTGAAACATGATTATGGTGTTGGGCATAGCATGATTGATAGTAATATACAACCTCAGAATAACATGAAAAACCCTGGAGGGAATCTCTTAAAATTGGCAAGGGAGAAGCGCAAGTCATCTGAGAACTTTCCTGAAAATTCTGAAAAGGGCAAGAAAAAACTGGTACAGACTGACCCTGTCGACAAGTGGAGCATTGAGGaggaatttgttttt TGTGGAGAACGTAATGGCAtggttttttctttggaatcGGCCCATTCCGTCCCAAGTGAAGATCTACCAGATGAGTTTTTTGAGCTCACTATAGACGATGCGAAAAAAATCCTGCGAGACATTAAACGCATGCGACACGACCTTGAGAACCGAATGCTTAAAACGTCGCACCTGCGCGAATTGGAAGAATCAAAAAAGCAACTGCGGTCGCTAAACAA GTACAAGAGAACTATTATCAGGGTACAATTTCCTGATAGAACAGTGATTCAAGGCACCTTTAAACCCATGGAGACTGTTAGGGACGTTTTGGAATTCATAAGAGGCTacttggaaaatcaaaatttagatttttatctTT atTCAACACCTCCAAAGTCAATTCTGTGCCAAGATAACAAGCTAATTGAAATAGGCTGTGTACCTGGAGCTTTGCTTTACTTTGGGGCTGCCACTATGCAAAGAGATGGGTTTCTCAAAAAGGAGTTACAGGATAAATTTACTAGCAACAGCATTGCCAGCTTAGCCGCCGCTAGAATAAG GTACGACAACACgaggaaaattgaagaaaccGACGAAGAGGTATACATGGACACCAGCAGTACTGTTGACAATTCGGTGAACTATGCCAGCACCAGTAGTGATACTACAGAAAGAAAAGTGATTAGCAACTCTGCCAATTATCCCAAATGGTTTAAACCACTTTAG
- the LOC136349273 gene encoding uncharacterized protein translates to MDNVDKRLQELTVNTSSSNDDSSSGNSTESSDEEDVSPIFPVAMWDFNQCDPRKCSGRKLFRLKLIKTLKLKQKFPGLVLTPTAQKCVSPEDKAIISAKGIAVVDCSWAQIDETPLAALKPAHGRLLPFLVAANPINYGKPLKLSCVEALAATMYITGFKKEAQFYLNRFSWGHSFLSLNKELLEIYSKCTDSQSVVLEQGKYIEREQELQRNRQACRDFPPFSSSSDSDDS, encoded by the exons atgGACAATGTTGATAAACGGTTGCAAGAATTAACAGTAAATACTTCTTCAAGCAATGATGACTCCTCTTCTGGCAATTCAACTGAATCTTCTGACGAAGAAG ACGTAAGCCCAATATTCCCAGTGGCCATGTGGGACTTTAACCAATGCGACCCTCGCAAATGTTCAGGTCGCAAACTGTTTCGTCttaaactaataaaaactttaaagctgAAGCAAAAATTCCCAGGGTTGGTCCTAACTCCCACCGCACAGAAATGTGTAAGCCCTGAAGATAAAGCAATAATATCTGCAAAAGGGATAGCTGTGGTTGATTGTTCTTGGGCTCAAATTGATGAAACGCCTCTTGCAGCTTTGAAACCGGCTCATGGGCGGCTGCTGCCTTTTCTTGTCGCCGCTAATCCCATAAATTATGGAAAACCCCTGAAGTTGAGCTGTGTTGAAGCTTTAGCAGCCACTATGTATATAACAGGCTTCAAGAAGGAAGcgcagttttatttaaataggtTTTCATGGGGGCACTCATTTTTAAGCCTGAATAAGGAGCTTCTTGAGATTTATTCAAAGTGTACAGACAGTCAAAGTGTGGTTTTAGAACAGGGGAAGTATATAGAGAGGGAACAGGAGTTGCAAAGGAACAGACAAG catGCAGGGACTTCCCTCCATTTTCCTCTAGCTCAGATAGTGATGACAGTTGA
- the Su(z)12 gene encoding polycomb protein SUZ12: MAPRKRDKPVKAPKNPRIDHIQADHELFLQAFEKPTQIYRYLRTRNMFSPIFLYRTLTYMRQHRTTRTNKGRATFKVDSLLQKVQQKREQPFAQPGYMNLTLLGFNVSSLDCVPDFAQVELILLKLSHKKRKDSSTTSMQVSIATMDVPVNPFQGHMPFTVPTISIPTTHFDNCNGPLVKSFMLVFKVRLNRDGEKGMVEPAAKKRKGNGDDNGTDIKVFSSELTIYDKHSRCYLSDGDYDIVLQDSSSPTLSKINNKKHSTWENVNNLVETCGNIDEFVNGAILKFQLNWGSEACAKMVTRPKPYPLENKENDPSVANGDVEQDPKLQIVYQFVYNNNSRQQTEACEDLHCPWCYLNCNELYTLLKHLKLCHSRFTFTYVPISIGAQIDVAVNEMYDGSFVGSPHDLLTQPSACAFSRNGPVRRASVTYILVCHPKRPKANISEFLELHDCEYDGQRPFITGHNRLYHHTTTRLPIYPKEMEVDSEGENDPEWLQNKTMMMIDEFTDVNEGEKELMKMWNLHVMKHGFVGDCQIPLACQMFVQQKGKELLLKNLYRNFVVHLTSLVDFGLISSVCMYTTLQRLQQMVGETSEIKDVLKHSREAQMDTFIQYKDNPFVLPPRSSDKQASSAVKNTPTGRKAGNVGLQRRSKSGESSLQGKKIGPKPPAIKKRSGVGSAKSN, from the exons AGCCCACACAGATCTACCGATACCTTAGAACGAGGAATATGTTTTCG CCCATCTTCCTGTACAGAACGTTGACTTATATGCGACAGCACCGAACTACAAGAACAAATAAGGGCCGAGCTACATTTAAAGTCGATAGTTTACTGCAGAAGGTACAACAAAAGCGAGAGCAACCCTTTGCCCAACCAGGCTATATGAATCTGACATTGTTAG GGTTTAATGTATCCTCCCTAGATTGTGTGCCAGATTTTGCTCAAGTCGAGTTAATTCTGCTAAAACTCTCACACAAGAAAAGAAAGGATAGTTCAACGACTAGCATGCAAGTTTCGATAGCCACAATGGATGTTCCTGTTAATCCCTTTCAAGGGCATATGCCCTTTACTGTTCCCACTATTAGCATTCCAACTACTCATTTTGATAACTGCAATGGCCCTTTGGTGAAAAGCTTTATGTTGGTGTTTAAGGTCAGGCTTAATAGGGATGGGGAGAAAGGGATGGTTGAGCCTGCTGCCAAGAAAAGGAAAGGGAATGGAG ATGACAATGGGACAGATATCAAAGTCTTCAGCTCCGAACTGACCATCTATGACAAACACAGCAGGTGCTATCTCTCTGATGGAGATTATGACATAGTTCTGCAAGACTCCTCAAGTCCAACTTTATCAAAAATCAACAACAAAAAGCACTCAACTTGGGAGAATGTTAACAATTTAGTTGAAACCTGTGGGAACATAGACGAGTTCGTCAATGGGGCTATATTAAAGTTCCAATTAAACTGGGGCAGTGAGGCTTGTGCCAAAATGGTGACGCGCCCTAAACCTTACCCcttagaaaataaagaaaatgatcCTTCTGTGGCCAATGGGGATGTTGAGCAGGACCCAAAGCTGCAGATTGTTTATcagtttgtttacaacaacaATTCCAGGCAGCAAACAGAAGCCTGTGAGGACTTACATTGCCCTTGGTGCTACTTGAACTGCAATGAGTTATACACCTTGCTGAAACACTTAAAATTGTGCCATTCACGGTTCACCTTCACATATGTACCCATCAGCATTGGGGCCCAAATTGATGTTGCCGTAAATGAGATGTATGATGGCAGCTTTGTGGGATCCCCTCATGATCTCTTAACACAGCCCTCAGCCTGTGCATTCTCACGCAATGGGCCTGTACGTAGAGCATCAGTCACCTATATTCTAGTGTGTCACCCCAAGAGACCCAAGGCGAATATTTCAGAGTTTTTGGAATTGCATGATTGCGAATATGATGGACAGAGGCCATTTATCACTGGTCATAATAG ACTATATCATCACACCACGACACGCCTACCTATATACCCGAAAGAAATGGAGGTCGATTCGGAGGGCGAGAACGACCCGGAATGGCTACAAAACAAGACCATGATGATGATCGACGAATTCACCGATGTAAACGAAG GGGAGAAGGAGCTGATGAAGATGTGGAACTTGCACGTGATGAAGCATGGTTTTGTGGGAGACTGCCAGATTCCCCTAGCCTGCCAGATGTTTGTACAGCAAAAGGGAAAGGAGTTGCTGCTTAAGAACTTGTACAGAAACTTCGTGGTTCATTTAACTTCACTGGTCGATTTCGGGTTAATTAGTTCGGTGTGCATGTACACTACATTGCAAAGACTGCAGCAAATGGTGGGAGAGACGTCGGAGATCAAGGATGTGCTGAAACATTCGCGAGAAGCTCAGATGGATACTTTTATTCAGTACAAAGACAATCCTTTTGTATTGCCGCCAAGGAGTTCAGACAAACAGGCTTCGTCCGCCGTAAAAAATACTCCCACGGGGAGGAAAGCTGGTAATGTGGGGCTGCAGAGGCGGAGCAAGTCCGGAGAGAGCTCTCTGCAGGGGAAAAAGATCGGGCCGAAACCTCCGGCCATCAAAAAGAGGTCTGGAGTAGGCTCAGCTAAAAGCAATTAG